From a single Lactococcus allomyrinae genomic region:
- a CDS encoding ArsR/SmtB family transcription factor, translating to MTNYNDIAEFFKLFSNEGRLKIISTLATSDATVNEIVEKSGLSQSLVSQQLKLLKTARILTSEKRGKTVTYSIYDRHILHLLKDVSEHLEEHLDE from the coding sequence ATGACGAATTATAACGATATTGCAGAATTTTTTAAGCTTTTTTCAAATGAAGGACGTTTAAAAATTATCTCAACACTTGCTACGAGTGATGCGACTGTCAATGAAATTGTTGAAAAAAGCGGACTTTCTCAATCCCTTGTCAGTCAACAACTCAAGTTGCTCAAAACTGCTCGGATTTTAACAAGTGAAAAACGTGGAAAAACTGTAACATACAGTATTTATGACCGACACATTCTTCATCTGCTCAAGGATGTTTCAGAACATTTAGAGGAGCATTTAGATGAATAA